The following nucleotide sequence is from Streptomyces leeuwenhoekii.
CCCCTTCGCCCGGTGAACCGCCCCGGCCGGCGCCCGCCCTCCGCAGCACGGACGGGCGGGCACCGGCCGGGAGCGAGGGCGTTCCGGCCCTCCTCACGCGGTTTCGATACCACGCCCCGGGGGGCTCTGCCCCCTTGTGAGCCGGAAACGGGTGTAGTGCGCGAAGTCGGCTACGAGCTCGAAGCCCAGGCGCCTGAGCAGGGCCGCGCTCCTGTCGTTGCCGTGGGTGACCCCGGCGAAGATGTCGGTGGCACCGAGGGCACGTACGGCGTAGTCGAACAGGGCCTCGCATGCCGCGGTGGCCCGGCCCGCGCCGGTGTGGTCCTGGCCGAGCCAATAGCCCGTGCCGTACCGCGGAGGATCGACGGCGATCAGACCGATCCGGCCGATCAGTTCGCC
It contains:
- a CDS encoding GNAT family N-acetyltransferase; amino-acid sequence: MPATTMPRRRPPDLPTRVPDLILRALTPEDADAYYALLDRNRRHLSRLGDYQEEGDATRAWVRNELDQDPGPHLRYGIRLDGELIGRIGLIAVDPPRYGTGYWLGQDHTGAGRATAACEALFDYAVRALGATDIFAGVTHGNDRSAALLRRLGFELVADFAHYTRFRLTRGQSPPGRGIETA